In the genome of Myxococcus stipitatus, one region contains:
- a CDS encoding ABC-F family ATP-binding cassette domain-containing protein → MTLLRAANVQLSFGSRTVFQGLTFTIEEGERVGLVGVNGSGKSSLMKILAGAARPDTGELQLRRQARVTYLPQEPEFAEGATVASELSVAQGPLREALAAQADLAKRLESTPAGAAQEKLMEQLATLSDRIEQMGGWDTEHHAKTLLDRLGVKDWDRPVAQLSGGLRKRVAIARALLTRPDLLLLDEPTNHLDADTVDWLEEELDKLPGALLLVTHDRYFLDGLVDRIVEINPGEGVTSYPGNYQAYVEQKLVAQENAEIAQHKRERWIAQEVAWLRRGPEARRTKSKARIERAQKLMAEKGFQRPKVADLRVMAAPRLGHTVIESEGLEKSFGDRKVLSKVDFRLQRGERVGLVGPNGVGKTTFLRVLLGELPPDGGKLVIGKNTKVAYYDQNRAQLDPELTVYDAASQGEDWVELGDQKVALRDYLDDLLFPVPMQRMKVKALSGGERNRLLLARLFLEGANVLVLDEPTNDLDIVTLNVLERLLLDFGGSTLLVTHDRYFLDKVATSILTFEGEGRVTRYEGNYAMYRRLKDQADAQAAAAAPASAKAAPRKEEPPAPPKQARKPGKLSYKDQRELDGMEATIEAAETRKAGLEAQLADPAVYSNGGKVAELQKDLDAAIAEVDRLYVRWQELQDLAGGAA, encoded by the coding sequence GTGACGCTGCTTCGCGCCGCCAACGTCCAGCTCAGCTTCGGCAGCCGCACTGTCTTCCAGGGCCTCACCTTCACCATCGAAGAGGGCGAGCGCGTGGGCCTGGTGGGCGTCAACGGCTCCGGCAAGTCGTCCCTGATGAAGATTCTCGCGGGCGCCGCCCGTCCGGACACGGGCGAGCTCCAGCTGCGCCGGCAGGCCCGCGTCACCTACCTGCCGCAGGAGCCGGAGTTCGCCGAGGGCGCCACGGTGGCCTCGGAGCTCTCCGTGGCCCAGGGGCCGCTGCGCGAAGCGCTGGCCGCCCAGGCGGACCTGGCGAAGCGGCTGGAGTCCACGCCCGCTGGGGCCGCGCAAGAAAAGCTGATGGAGCAGCTGGCCACACTGTCGGACCGCATCGAGCAGATGGGCGGCTGGGACACCGAGCACCACGCCAAGACGCTCCTGGACCGGTTGGGCGTGAAGGACTGGGACCGCCCCGTGGCGCAGCTCTCGGGCGGCCTGCGCAAGCGCGTGGCCATTGCCCGGGCGCTGCTCACGCGGCCGGACCTGCTGCTGCTCGACGAGCCCACCAACCACCTGGACGCGGACACCGTGGACTGGCTGGAGGAGGAGCTGGACAAGCTGCCCGGCGCGCTGCTGCTCGTCACCCACGACCGCTACTTCCTGGACGGGCTGGTGGACCGCATCGTCGAGATCAACCCGGGCGAGGGCGTCACGTCCTATCCGGGCAACTACCAGGCCTACGTGGAGCAGAAGCTGGTGGCGCAGGAGAACGCCGAAATCGCGCAGCACAAGCGCGAGCGGTGGATTGCCCAGGAAGTGGCGTGGCTGCGCCGGGGCCCGGAGGCGCGCCGCACCAAGAGCAAGGCGCGCATCGAGCGGGCGCAGAAGCTGATGGCGGAGAAGGGCTTCCAGCGTCCCAAGGTCGCGGACCTGCGGGTGATGGCCGCGCCCCGCCTGGGCCACACCGTCATCGAGTCGGAGGGTCTGGAGAAGTCCTTCGGCGACCGCAAGGTGCTCAGCAAGGTGGACTTCCGGCTCCAGCGCGGCGAGCGCGTGGGCCTGGTGGGCCCCAACGGCGTGGGCAAGACGACGTTCCTGCGTGTGCTGTTGGGGGAGCTGCCTCCGGACGGCGGCAAGCTCGTCATCGGGAAGAACACGAAGGTGGCGTACTACGACCAGAACCGGGCGCAGCTGGACCCGGAGCTGACGGTGTACGACGCGGCCTCGCAGGGCGAGGACTGGGTGGAGCTGGGGGACCAGAAGGTGGCCCTGCGCGACTACCTGGATGACCTGCTGTTCCCCGTGCCCATGCAGCGCATGAAGGTGAAGGCCCTGTCCGGCGGCGAGCGCAACCGGCTGCTGCTGGCGCGCCTGTTCCTGGAGGGCGCCAACGTGCTGGTGCTGGACGAGCCCACCAACGACCTGGACATCGTCACGCTCAACGTCCTGGAGCGGCTGCTGCTGGACTTCGGCGGCAGCACGCTGCTCGTCACGCACGACCGCTACTTCCTCGACAAGGTGGCCACCAGCATCCTCACCTTCGAGGGCGAGGGCCGCGTCACGCGCTACGAGGGCAACTACGCGATGTACCGCCGCCTCAAGGACCAGGCGGACGCGCAGGCCGCCGCGGCGGCTCCCGCCTCGGCGAAGGCCGCCCCCAGGAAGGAGGAGCCCCCCGCCCCGCCCAAGCAGGCACGCAAGCCGGGCAAGCTCTCCTACAAGGACCAGCGGGAGCTGGACGGCATGGAGGCCACCATCGAGGCGGCCGAGACGCGCAAGGCCGGCCTGGAGGCCCAGCTCGCCGACCCGGCCGTCTACAGCAACGGCGGCAAGGTGGCCGAGCTCCAGAAGGACCTGGACGCCGCCATCGCCGAGGTGGACCGCCTCTACGTGCGCTGGCAGGAGCTCCAGGACCTGGCGGGCGGCGCGGCCTGA
- a CDS encoding right-handed parallel beta-helix repeat-containing protein translates to MQHLTVEWPITGDENANSSVTVRYRAEGESTWRQAMPLRRIAEGDNEGFGWGRRHSGSIFGLQPGTRYEVELTLRDPDGGGTTRTETVATRAVPAPMAGAPTKAVTPSTFAAVAASAQPGDILELGPGTYGAFDWSRSGTEGKPIVLRGTTGTVLTGPINLFNQRYVHFDRVTINGRLRFNGTNHFALTRSTVNATSANNGDAVVTFLRAENAYIADNVVTGVTQWAESSLGVNGNNLGEGICVTGPGHVIMNNRVSGFRDGISLLEDSDAKDQYSIDIVGNDLIGNADDGIEADFCFHNCRILGNRLTNNFIALSSQPGLGGPTYFVRNAVYNAVHVAFKLYRGSSGDVLLHNTVVKHGDGFGIYADTPVSNLYARNNLFLGGPGGSFGGYSSGNAAGRVLHLPTLVTANADLDHDGFGSTSGTFGATWGATPLSSLSALRSSTTERHAVQVDLGVFASTVAYPSAPMTLYAAPDLRPGAGSAVENAGIALPNITDDFSGSAPDLGAHEVGAPLPAYGPRP, encoded by the coding sequence TTGCAGCACCTGACCGTCGAGTGGCCCATCACGGGGGACGAGAACGCCAACAGCTCCGTCACCGTCCGCTATCGCGCCGAGGGCGAGAGCACCTGGCGGCAGGCCATGCCCCTGCGCCGCATCGCCGAGGGCGACAACGAAGGCTTCGGCTGGGGGCGGCGCCACTCGGGAAGCATCTTCGGTCTCCAGCCCGGGACACGCTACGAGGTGGAGCTCACGCTGCGCGACCCGGACGGCGGTGGCACCACGAGGACCGAGACGGTCGCCACCCGAGCCGTGCCCGCGCCCATGGCGGGAGCGCCCACCAAGGCCGTGACCCCGTCCACCTTCGCCGCCGTCGCCGCGAGCGCCCAGCCCGGTGACATCCTCGAGCTGGGCCCTGGAACCTATGGCGCCTTCGACTGGTCACGCAGCGGCACCGAGGGCAAGCCCATCGTCCTGCGCGGCACCACGGGCACCGTGCTCACCGGCCCCATCAACCTGTTCAACCAGCGCTACGTCCACTTCGACCGGGTCACCATCAACGGCCGCCTGCGCTTCAACGGCACGAATCACTTCGCGCTGACGCGCTCCACCGTCAACGCCACTTCGGCCAACAACGGTGACGCCGTCGTCACCTTCCTCCGCGCGGAGAATGCATACATCGCGGACAACGTGGTGACAGGCGTCACGCAGTGGGCGGAGTCCTCGCTCGGCGTCAACGGCAACAACCTTGGCGAGGGCATCTGTGTCACGGGCCCCGGCCACGTCATCATGAACAATCGCGTGTCGGGCTTCCGCGATGGCATCTCGCTCCTCGAGGACTCCGACGCGAAGGACCAGTACAGCATCGACATCGTCGGCAACGACCTCATCGGCAACGCGGACGATGGCATCGAGGCGGACTTCTGCTTCCACAACTGCCGCATCCTCGGCAATCGCCTCACCAACAACTTCATCGCCTTGTCGTCCCAGCCGGGACTCGGCGGGCCGACCTACTTCGTCCGCAACGCCGTCTACAACGCGGTCCACGTCGCCTTCAAACTCTACCGGGGCAGCTCCGGTGACGTGCTCCTGCACAACACCGTGGTGAAGCACGGCGACGGCTTCGGCATCTACGCGGACACTCCCGTGTCGAACCTCTACGCGCGCAACAACCTGTTCCTCGGTGGCCCGGGTGGCTCGTTCGGCGGCTACAGCAGCGGCAACGCCGCCGGGCGCGTGCTCCACCTTCCCACCCTGGTGACAGCCAACGCCGACCTGGACCATGACGGCTTCGGCTCCACGTCCGGCACCTTCGGCGCCACGTGGGGTGCAACCCCGCTCTCGAGCCTGAGTGCCCTTCGCTCCAGCACCACCGAGAGACACGCCGTGCAGGTGGACCTCGGTGTGTTCGCCTCCACCGTCGCCTATCCGTCCGCCCCCATGACGCTGTACGCCGCGCCCGACCTGCGGCCTGGAGCGGGCTCGGCCGTGGAGAACGCGGGCATCGCCCTCCCCAACATCACGGATGACTTCAGCGGCTCCGCGCCCGACCTTGGCGCCCATGAAGTGGGAGCGCCCCTGCCCGCCTACGGCCCGCGCCCCTGA
- a CDS encoding nuclear transport factor 2 family protein: MSASENFSVARAWLHAFNAHDVEALVALYAEDCTHTSPKIRVLHPETGGKLVGRQALGKWWREAIARLPGLRYEETALTADGERVFMEYLRHAPGEAPMPVAEVLEVRGGRIVASRVYHG, translated from the coding sequence ATGAGTGCGAGCGAAAACTTCTCCGTGGCCCGAGCCTGGCTGCACGCCTTCAACGCCCATGACGTGGAGGCGCTGGTGGCCCTCTACGCCGAGGACTGCACCCACACCTCGCCCAAGATCCGGGTGCTGCACCCGGAGACGGGCGGCAAGCTGGTGGGCCGGCAGGCCCTGGGGAAGTGGTGGAGGGAGGCCATCGCCCGGCTGCCCGGCCTGCGCTACGAGGAGACGGCGCTGACGGCGGACGGGGAGCGCGTCTTCATGGAGTACCTGCGCCACGCGCCGGGCGAGGCGCCCATGCCGGTGGCGGAGGTGCTGGAGGTGCGCGGGGGGAGGATTGTCGCCTCGCGCGTGTACCACGGTTGA
- the fusA gene encoding elongation factor G, with the protein MAANAPIEKIRNIGISAHIDSGKTTLSERILFYTGKIHEIHEVRGKDGVGAVMDSMDLEREKGITIQSAATYAMWGDFNINLIDTPGHVDFTIEVERSLRVLDGAILVLCSVSGVQSQSITVDRQMKRYRVPRIAFVNKMDRAGANYDRVAAQLKEKLAHHPVKLQLPIGAEDRFKGLVDLIQMKAFYFDGENGEKVREEEIPAELLDEAKARRQQMIEGVAEVDDQLGELFLSDGVIPNDAIIAAIRRATIALKMTPVMCGSAYKNKGVQLLLNAVCGYLPNPKEATNEALDQKNNEAKVILESDPEKPFVGLAFKLEDGRYGQLTYMRVYQGRVSKGDFIVNQVNQKKVKVPRIVRMNSNKMDDINEATAGDIVALFGIECASGDTFTDGSVNYTMTSMHVPDAVISLAVEPKDRSALQNFSKALNRFTKEDPTFRVHRDEESGQTIIRGMGELHLEIYIERMKREYQCEVKAGKPQVAYRETISQKGEFFYTHKKQTGGSGQFARVCGYIEPLPSDAVQQYEFVDDIVGGSIPREFIPACDKGFAEAVKKGSLIGFPVVGVRVVINDGAFHAVDSSEMAFKTASIMGFREGYAAAKPIILEPMMKVEVTAPEDFQGSVVGQLNQRRGTILSTETAEGYVTAVAEVPLNTMFGYSTDLRSATQGKGEFTMEFAKYTPVPRNESEALMAAYKEKQAAEAAARK; encoded by the coding sequence GTGGCCGCCAACGCACCCATCGAGAAGATTCGAAACATCGGTATCTCCGCCCACATCGACTCGGGCAAGACGACGCTCTCCGAGCGCATCCTGTTCTATACGGGCAAGATCCATGAGATCCACGAGGTCCGCGGCAAGGACGGCGTGGGCGCGGTCATGGACTCGATGGACCTGGAGCGTGAGAAGGGCATCACCATCCAGTCCGCCGCGACGTACGCGATGTGGGGCGACTTCAACATCAACCTCATCGACACGCCGGGACACGTGGACTTCACCATCGAGGTGGAGCGCTCCCTGCGCGTTCTCGACGGCGCCATCCTGGTGCTCTGCTCGGTGTCCGGCGTCCAGTCCCAGTCCATCACGGTGGACCGGCAGATGAAGCGCTACCGCGTTCCGCGCATCGCGTTCGTCAACAAGATGGACCGCGCTGGCGCGAACTATGACCGCGTGGCCGCGCAGCTGAAGGAGAAGCTGGCGCACCACCCCGTCAAGCTGCAGCTGCCCATCGGCGCCGAGGACCGCTTCAAGGGCCTGGTCGACCTCATCCAGATGAAGGCGTTCTACTTCGACGGTGAGAACGGCGAGAAGGTCCGCGAGGAGGAGATCCCCGCCGAGCTGCTGGACGAGGCCAAGGCCCGCCGTCAGCAGATGATCGAGGGCGTGGCCGAGGTCGACGACCAGCTCGGCGAGCTGTTCCTGTCCGACGGTGTCATCCCGAACGACGCCATCATCGCCGCCATCCGCCGGGCCACCATCGCCCTGAAGATGACGCCGGTCATGTGCGGCTCCGCCTACAAGAACAAGGGCGTGCAGCTGCTCCTGAACGCCGTCTGTGGCTACCTCCCGAACCCCAAGGAGGCGACCAACGAGGCGCTGGACCAGAAGAACAACGAGGCGAAGGTCATCCTCGAGTCGGACCCGGAGAAGCCCTTCGTCGGTCTGGCGTTCAAGCTGGAGGACGGTCGCTACGGTCAGCTCACGTACATGCGCGTCTACCAGGGCCGCGTGTCCAAGGGTGACTTCATCGTCAACCAGGTGAACCAGAAGAAGGTCAAGGTTCCGCGCATCGTCCGGATGAACTCCAACAAGATGGACGACATCAACGAGGCCACGGCCGGCGACATCGTCGCGCTGTTCGGCATCGAGTGCGCCTCCGGCGACACGTTCACCGACGGCTCGGTGAACTACACGATGACGTCCATGCACGTCCCGGACGCGGTGATTTCGCTCGCCGTGGAGCCCAAGGACCGCTCGGCGCTGCAGAACTTCTCCAAGGCGCTCAACCGCTTCACGAAGGAAGACCCCACCTTCCGCGTGCACCGCGATGAAGAGTCCGGTCAGACCATCATCCGCGGCATGGGTGAGCTGCACCTGGAGATCTACATCGAGCGCATGAAGCGCGAGTACCAGTGCGAGGTCAAGGCGGGTAAGCCCCAGGTGGCCTACCGCGAGACCATCAGCCAGAAGGGCGAGTTCTTCTACACGCACAAGAAGCAGACCGGTGGTTCCGGTCAGTTCGCGCGCGTGTGCGGCTACATCGAGCCGCTGCCCTCGGACGCCGTGCAGCAGTACGAGTTCGTGGACGACATCGTCGGTGGCTCGATTCCGCGCGAGTTCATCCCCGCGTGCGACAAGGGCTTCGCCGAGGCCGTCAAGAAGGGCAGCCTCATCGGCTTCCCCGTCGTCGGTGTTCGCGTCGTCATCAACGACGGCGCGTTCCACGCGGTCGACTCGTCCGAAATGGCGTTCAAGACGGCGTCCATCATGGGCTTCCGTGAGGGCTACGCCGCCGCGAAGCCCATCATCCTCGAGCCGATGATGAAGGTGGAAGTCACGGCGCCCGAAGACTTCCAGGGCTCCGTCGTCGGCCAGCTCAACCAGCGCCGCGGCACCATCCTCTCCACGGAGACCGCCGAGGGCTACGTGACGGCGGTGGCCGAGGTTCCGCTGAACACGATGTTCGGCTACTCCACGGACCTTCGCTCCGCGACGCAGGGCAAGGGCGAGTTCACGATGGAGTTCGCCAAGTACACGCCGGTGCCCCGCAACGAGTCCGAGGCCCTGATGGCCGCGTACAAGGAGAAGCAGGCGGCCGAGGCCGCGGCGCGCAAGTAG
- a CDS encoding prolyl oligopeptidase family serine peptidase, with amino-acid sequence MTRTLRPAPWLIPLMAVLCALPTSAADGRPDLPTLRAELRRITEYDAKAPLDVKIVRNQKRGDLTVTELTYASPKGGRVPAYLVTPPGAGPFAGVTFQHWGQGTKNEFLDEALSLARSGVVSLLVDAPHVRPEPWRASLQGTALPDTLVRMMVELRRGVDLLASRPEVDAQRLGYVGHSVGAMVGGALAGVEPRLRAFVLMNGVGDYSRSVLEVETETRKQLEGQLSQEDFAAHARKLAVVDGVVGVSDAAPRALFFQYGRSDPWVTTAQVTAFIDAATQPKLAKFYEGGHELSDAARRDRAQWLRTHLGFAEVHAVGPPMISAPTLPGPTNTPLPEWAKTRPVLTIPGMEELPVRRGLTYTRSGGRDYKLDIYLPVNTFLGPVPVVVLAHGMMHPDLVPFVRDLPAFTGQARWLASQGFAVVLVELGSPATGAERTKWFTGAPELQKRMDAALTFVRKQAATEKLDGDHLCVMAMSAGGLWGLAPALRKAPPAWLRCAVAWYPLLGAEGVPTGSLPIEGLKAVNGPQSPPFLVVRAGRDAPGLNAVLDDFVKQARAKGVPLTLEELPEGHHSFELVDDVESSREVMRKTALFFMEHLQP; translated from the coding sequence ATGACCCGGACCCTTCGCCCAGCCCCCTGGCTCATTCCCCTGATGGCCGTGCTCTGCGCACTCCCCACCTCCGCGGCGGATGGCAGACCGGACCTCCCCACGCTGCGCGCGGAGCTCCGACGCATCACGGAGTACGACGCGAAGGCGCCGCTGGACGTGAAGATTGTCCGCAACCAGAAGCGCGGCGACCTCACCGTGACGGAGCTGACCTATGCCAGCCCGAAGGGTGGGCGCGTCCCGGCCTACCTCGTCACGCCACCGGGCGCGGGGCCCTTCGCGGGTGTCACCTTCCAGCACTGGGGCCAGGGCACGAAGAACGAGTTCCTCGACGAGGCCCTCTCCCTGGCGCGCTCGGGTGTGGTGTCCCTGCTCGTGGATGCGCCGCACGTGCGCCCCGAGCCCTGGCGCGCCTCGCTCCAGGGCACGGCCCTGCCTGACACCCTCGTGAGGATGATGGTGGAGCTGCGGCGCGGCGTGGACCTGCTCGCGTCCCGGCCCGAGGTCGACGCACAGCGGCTGGGCTACGTCGGCCACAGCGTGGGGGCCATGGTGGGCGGGGCCCTCGCGGGCGTCGAGCCTCGGCTGCGCGCGTTCGTCCTGATGAATGGCGTGGGCGACTACTCGCGGAGCGTGCTCGAGGTGGAGACCGAGACCCGGAAGCAGCTCGAGGGCCAGCTCTCCCAGGAGGACTTCGCCGCGCATGCCCGGAAGCTGGCTGTCGTGGACGGAGTGGTGGGCGTCAGCGACGCGGCGCCTCGAGCCCTCTTCTTCCAGTACGGCCGCTCGGACCCGTGGGTCACCACCGCGCAGGTCACCGCGTTCATCGACGCGGCCACGCAGCCCAAGCTCGCCAAGTTCTACGAAGGCGGGCACGAGCTGAGTGACGCCGCTCGCCGAGACAGGGCGCAGTGGCTGCGCACCCACCTGGGCTTCGCGGAGGTGCATGCCGTCGGTCCGCCGATGATTTCCGCTCCGACACTTCCGGGGCCCACGAACACGCCGCTCCCCGAGTGGGCCAAGACGCGCCCCGTCCTCACCATCCCCGGGATGGAGGAGCTCCCGGTGCGTCGAGGCCTCACGTACACCCGCTCGGGCGGACGCGACTACAAGCTGGACATCTACCTGCCCGTGAACACGTTCCTGGGCCCCGTGCCCGTGGTGGTCCTGGCGCACGGCATGATGCATCCGGACCTGGTGCCCTTCGTGAGGGACCTGCCCGCATTCACCGGGCAGGCCCGGTGGCTCGCCTCGCAAGGCTTCGCGGTGGTCCTCGTGGAGCTGGGCTCTCCAGCCACCGGCGCCGAACGGACGAAGTGGTTCACCGGGGCCCCCGAGCTCCAGAAGCGGATGGACGCGGCGCTGACCTTCGTGCGCAAGCAGGCAGCTACGGAGAAGCTCGATGGAGACCACCTCTGCGTGATGGCCATGTCCGCGGGCGGGCTGTGGGGCCTGGCACCCGCACTGCGCAAGGCGCCCCCCGCCTGGTTGCGCTGCGCGGTGGCGTGGTACCCCCTGCTCGGAGCCGAGGGCGTCCCCACGGGCAGCCTCCCCATCGAGGGGCTGAAGGCCGTCAATGGCCCCCAGTCGCCGCCCTTCCTCGTGGTGCGCGCGGGCCGGGATGCCCCCGGGCTCAATGCCGTCCTCGACGACTTCGTGAAGCAGGCCCGCGCCAAGGGAGTCCCCCTCACGCTGGAAGAGCTTCCCGAGGGCCATCACTCGTTCGAGCTGGTCGATGACGTGGAGAGTTCGCGCGAGGTCATGCGGAAGACAGCGCTCTTCTTCATGGAACATCTGCAGCCATGA
- the sthA gene encoding Si-specific NAD(P)(+) transhydrogenase, translated as MVDFDLVVIGSGPAGEWGAVQAALAGKRVAVVEREPVLGGTAANTGTLPSKTLRETSLHLSGLKARGLYSVETTLRHEATVADFLFRERRVKDMERARIAGNLERHGVQVVLGTGSLVDEHTVRVTRQGQPDLHLKGAFILVATGSTPFRPPIYPFDDPRVHDSDEVLEIGRLPTSLVVVGGGVIGCEYACMFAALGIPVTLVEMRPELLPFLDDEFSALLAQRMEALGIRMRFGQSVEKLEVPSACETPIRLTLSSGEEVATDQVLVASGRSANTEGLGLARLGVKLGSRGQVEVGPGYQTSVPHIYAVGDVIGFPALASTSMDQARIAVEHAFGLGGPTRMPTILPYGIYTIPEVSMAGETEEGLRAKGIPYVAGRAPFSTNPRGQIIGEMCGMLKLLFHRESLKLLGVHVLGEQASELVHVGLVAMLTGSTARLFLETCFNYPTLTEAYKAATFDAMDHLKHGTV; from the coding sequence ATGGTGGACTTCGACCTGGTGGTGATTGGCTCCGGCCCGGCCGGTGAGTGGGGGGCGGTGCAGGCGGCCCTCGCGGGCAAGCGCGTCGCGGTGGTGGAGCGCGAGCCCGTGTTGGGAGGCACGGCGGCGAACACGGGCACCCTGCCCTCCAAGACGCTGCGGGAGACGTCGCTGCACCTCTCCGGCCTCAAGGCCCGCGGCCTCTACAGCGTGGAGACGACGCTGCGCCACGAGGCCACCGTCGCCGACTTCCTCTTCCGCGAGCGGCGGGTGAAGGACATGGAGCGCGCGCGCATCGCGGGCAACCTCGAGCGACACGGCGTCCAGGTGGTGCTGGGCACGGGCTCGCTGGTGGACGAGCACACCGTGCGGGTGACGCGGCAGGGCCAGCCCGACCTGCACCTGAAGGGCGCCTTCATCCTGGTGGCCACCGGCTCCACGCCCTTCCGTCCGCCCATCTATCCCTTCGACGACCCGCGCGTTCACGACTCGGACGAGGTGCTGGAGATTGGCCGGCTGCCCACCTCGCTCGTCGTCGTCGGAGGGGGCGTCATCGGCTGTGAGTACGCGTGCATGTTCGCCGCGCTGGGAATCCCGGTGACGCTGGTGGAGATGCGCCCGGAGCTGCTGCCCTTCCTCGACGACGAGTTCTCCGCGCTGCTCGCCCAGCGCATGGAGGCCCTGGGCATCCGCATGCGCTTCGGCCAGTCGGTGGAGAAGCTGGAGGTGCCTTCCGCGTGCGAGACGCCCATCCGCCTGACGCTGTCCTCGGGGGAGGAGGTCGCCACGGACCAGGTGCTGGTGGCCTCCGGGCGCAGCGCGAACACGGAGGGCCTAGGGCTCGCGCGGCTGGGCGTGAAGCTGGGCTCACGAGGCCAGGTGGAGGTGGGCCCCGGCTACCAGACGTCCGTGCCCCACATCTACGCGGTGGGCGACGTCATCGGCTTTCCCGCGCTGGCCTCCACGTCCATGGACCAGGCGCGCATCGCGGTGGAGCACGCGTTCGGCCTGGGCGGCCCCACCCGCATGCCCACCATCCTGCCCTACGGCATCTACACCATCCCCGAGGTCTCCATGGCCGGGGAGACGGAGGAAGGGCTGCGCGCCAAGGGCATCCCGTACGTGGCCGGACGCGCCCCGTTCTCCACCAACCCGCGCGGGCAGATCATCGGGGAGATGTGCGGGATGCTGAAGCTGCTCTTCCACCGGGAGAGCCTCAAGCTGCTGGGCGTCCATGTCCTGGGAGAGCAGGCCTCGGAGCTCGTCCACGTGGGCCTGGTGGCCATGCTCACCGGCTCCACCGCGCGGCTCTTCCTGGAGACCTGCTTCAACTACCCGACGCTCACAGAGGCGTACAAGGCGGCCACCTTCGACGCGATGGACCACCTCAAGCACGGCACCGTCTGA